The following are from one region of the Bradyrhizobium septentrionale genome:
- a CDS encoding alkaline phosphatase family protein, with protein sequence MRRAITLLSASMIALSAGAAAAQNAKPRNLILFVPDGLRGGIVTPETAPTMAEIRDKGVNFKNSHSLFPTFTMANSSALSTGHYLGDTGTFSNTIYTGYSSVPAGDTVVPFIENDAVLADVDDHFNGDYLNEETLLKMARGQGFSTAAIGKVGPTLLFDHTDRGKNTIVVDDSTGGKTGVPLSDEMKEALTKAGLPVATPSRGDNAKAGDAKTPGTTVANVAQQAYMADVATKVVLPMFKARNKPFVLVFWSRDPDGSQHNTGDSLNTITPGINGPTSMAGIKNADNNLAQLRKALDELGLSANTNIMISSDHGFSTISKESKTSPSAKIVYDDTPKDFLPMGFLAIDLAKALNLPLFDPNDKNAKVADNAHPKAGNGVLGQDPAKPDVVIATNGGSDLIYLPNRDKKLADRVVKALLEQDYVSGLFVDDKLGNFPGTLPMSNLNLKGKAVTPNPSIVVNFRSWSSGCAIPTNCSVQIADTLLRQGQGMHGSFSRGDTFNFTAAIGPDFKAGYVDPLPVSNADVGMTAAQLLGLRAPNNGGLIGRVMSEALPNGIVPKMAEGTLMSKKPSANGLRTVLKFQRVLSTRYFDVAGFPGRTLGLEETDGKQKTAGK encoded by the coding sequence ATGCGCCGAGCCATTACCTTACTGTCCGCAAGTATGATCGCGCTTTCAGCGGGCGCCGCCGCGGCGCAGAACGCCAAGCCCCGCAACCTCATCCTGTTCGTCCCGGACGGCCTGCGCGGCGGCATCGTGACGCCGGAGACGGCACCGACGATGGCCGAGATCCGCGACAAGGGCGTCAACTTCAAGAATTCGCATTCGCTGTTCCCGACCTTCACGATGGCGAACAGCTCGGCGCTCTCGACCGGCCATTATCTCGGCGACACCGGCACCTTCTCCAACACGATCTACACCGGCTACAGCTCGGTGCCGGCGGGCGACACCGTGGTCCCCTTCATCGAGAACGACGCCGTGCTCGCCGATGTCGACGACCACTTCAATGGCGACTACCTCAACGAGGAAACGCTGTTGAAGATGGCCCGCGGCCAGGGCTTCAGCACCGCCGCCATCGGCAAGGTCGGCCCGACCCTGCTGTTCGACCACACCGATCGCGGCAAGAACACGATCGTGGTCGACGATTCCACCGGCGGCAAGACCGGCGTGCCGCTCTCCGACGAGATGAAGGAGGCGCTGACCAAGGCCGGCCTGCCGGTCGCCACCCCGAGCCGCGGCGATAACGCCAAGGCGGGCGACGCCAAGACGCCGGGCACGACGGTCGCCAACGTCGCCCAGCAGGCCTACATGGCCGACGTCGCGACCAAGGTGGTGCTGCCGATGTTCAAGGCGCGCAACAAGCCGTTCGTGCTGGTGTTCTGGTCGCGCGATCCGGACGGCAGCCAGCACAACACCGGCGACAGCCTCAACACCATCACCCCCGGCATCAACGGCCCGACCTCGATGGCCGGCATCAAGAATGCCGACAACAACCTCGCCCAGCTCCGCAAGGCGCTCGACGAGCTCGGGCTTTCCGCCAACACCAACATCATGATCTCCTCCGACCACGGCTTCTCGACGATCTCGAAAGAGAGCAAGACCAGCCCCTCGGCCAAGATCGTCTACGACGACACGCCGAAGGATTTCCTGCCGATGGGCTTTTTGGCGATCGATCTCGCCAAGGCGCTGAACCTGCCGCTGTTCGACCCCAACGACAAGAACGCCAAGGTCGCCGACAACGCCCATCCGAAGGCCGGCAACGGCGTGCTCGGCCAGGACCCAGCCAAGCCTGACGTCGTGATCGCGACCAATGGCGGCTCGGACCTGATCTATCTGCCGAACCGCGACAAGAAGCTCGCCGACCGCGTCGTCAAAGCGCTGCTCGAGCAGGACTATGTCAGCGGCCTGTTCGTCGACGACAAGCTCGGCAACTTCCCCGGCACGCTGCCGATGTCGAACCTCAATCTGAAGGGCAAGGCGGTGACGCCGAACCCGTCGATCGTGGTCAACTTCCGCTCCTGGTCGAGCGGCTGCGCGATCCCGACCAACTGCTCGGTGCAGATCGCCGACACCCTGCTGCGCCAGGGCCAGGGCATGCATGGCAGCTTCAGCCGCGGCGACACCTTCAACTTCACCGCCGCGATCGGGCCCGACTTCAAGGCGGGCTATGTCGATCCGCTGCCGGTCAGCAACGCCGATGTCGGCATGACCGCAGCGCAGCTGCTCGGCCTGCGTGCGCCGAACAATGGCGGGCTGATCGGCCGGGTGATGTCGGAAGCGCTGCCGAACGGCATCGTGCCGAAGATGGCCGAGGGCACCCTGATGTCGAAGAAGCCTTCGGCCAACGGCCTGCGCACCGTGCTGAAATTCCAGCGCGTGCTCTCGACCCGCTATTTCGACGTCGCCGGGTTCCCGGGGCGGACGCTCGGGCTCGAGGAGACCGACGGCAAACAGAAAACGGCGGGGAAGTGA